Proteins encoded within one genomic window of Fuerstiella sp.:
- a CDS encoding glycoside hydrolase has translation MSRYCVFWFTTISVLIVSCGLSAEELTSVCLDNSTIVRMVKQIEVNIDPQRDLHGPCVIRAANGDLLLSHQDSNKHRGGDGFVRQWRSTDNGLTWHNEGPVSDWRSDDIDSLFGEYGLAPDGQLVMITQRRRTLTGDPGITASWVQTSQDHGKSWQRIGPMDDSNKYAVMFARNLITHRGVMYAGVWSRLGNSLYVSEDCGVSWIKRSVMFPVEFPDFTSLPKAGPPFYPHVVFCPDGSLLAMTYHTPPKNHCYSRRSHDHGRTWEPIVKETGLKVWAPRMNRLDHNTLILTGRDISERATVASFSTNNGQSWSSKMILDRPRHGGSYAYSDSISAGDGMFWVFTSSPKTPSKGDIVAILLEISRPQVN, from the coding sequence TTGTCAAGATATTGCGTCTTCTGGTTCACAACGATCTCTGTGCTGATCGTATCCTGCGGCCTGTCTGCGGAAGAACTCACGTCTGTCTGTCTGGATAATTCCACCATCGTGAGGATGGTGAAACAGATCGAAGTCAATATTGATCCACAGCGGGATCTGCACGGACCATGTGTTATTCGGGCGGCGAATGGCGATCTTTTGCTCAGTCATCAGGACTCAAACAAACATCGAGGTGGTGATGGATTTGTGCGTCAGTGGCGCAGTACTGACAATGGACTGACCTGGCACAACGAAGGACCTGTCTCAGACTGGCGCAGTGATGACATCGATTCACTGTTTGGCGAATACGGTCTGGCCCCGGATGGGCAACTGGTGATGATCACTCAGCGTCGCAGAACGCTGACCGGAGATCCCGGGATTACTGCGTCATGGGTCCAGACAAGTCAAGACCACGGGAAAAGCTGGCAGCGAATCGGCCCGATGGATGACAGCAATAAATACGCTGTCATGTTTGCACGAAATCTCATCACACATCGAGGTGTTATGTATGCCGGAGTCTGGTCAAGACTTGGAAACTCGCTTTACGTTTCTGAGGACTGCGGCGTTTCGTGGATCAAACGAAGTGTGATGTTTCCTGTTGAATTTCCTGATTTCACCAGTCTACCAAAGGCCGGGCCTCCGTTTTATCCCCACGTTGTATTTTGTCCCGACGGTTCACTACTGGCAATGACCTATCACACACCACCGAAAAATCACTGTTATTCACGACGCAGTCACGATCACGGCAGGACGTGGGAACCAATTGTGAAAGAAACCGGCTTGAAGGTATGGGCTCCCCGGATGAATCGTCTCGACCACAACACGTTGATCCTGACCGGACGTGATATCTCTGAACGTGCAACCGTCGCCAGTTTTTCGACGAACAATGGTCAGAGCTGGAGCAGTAAAATGATTCTCGACCGGCCGAGACATGGTGGTAGTTATGCCTATAGCGACTCCATCAGTGCGGGTGACGGTATGTTCTGGGTCTTTACAAGTAGTCCGAAAACACCGAGCAAGGGTGACATCGTGGCAATTTTACTTGAGATCAGCCGACCACAGGTGAACTGA
- a CDS encoding endonuclease/exonuclease/phosphatase family protein, whose protein sequence is MIISLLTVFADHWWLADLFANLRVQLTICLLATAVLLMCFQKWKLAVLQLVLAGLHLPWLICDFRFETTGAMNDPPLLTVTTANVLTGNQRNKDIEEELIAGSADVIAVLELSTNLREQLAGDFAQIYPYSVLAPQDSANFGIGLYSKHPLNDPRIDEFITEGIPSASASISCDGRQIHILATHPPPPISSMGYDQRNEHLNRLSTYVRQYRHLLPDVPVVVMGDLNLTPWSPVFSSFLNNAALRRAGTQTMWSPTWYHRFPYFPFGLVIDHVLMTNDLTDVYYTTGQDVGSDHRFVSVSLSVKQVAQNSASAD, encoded by the coding sequence GTGATAATATCGCTGCTAACGGTGTTTGCAGATCATTGGTGGCTCGCAGATTTGTTTGCAAATCTACGAGTGCAGTTAACCATATGTCTGCTGGCAACTGCTGTTCTGCTGATGTGTTTCCAAAAATGGAAGCTCGCAGTCCTGCAATTGGTGCTTGCCGGCCTGCACCTGCCGTGGCTTATCTGTGATTTCAGATTTGAGACAACCGGAGCAATGAATGATCCCCCACTATTAACGGTCACGACGGCCAATGTGCTTACCGGCAACCAACGCAACAAAGACATTGAAGAGGAGCTTATCGCCGGCAGTGCTGACGTAATTGCCGTTCTGGAACTCAGTACAAACCTCAGGGAACAACTGGCCGGCGACTTCGCTCAGATCTATCCGTATTCAGTATTAGCGCCGCAGGATTCTGCAAACTTCGGTATTGGGCTGTATTCAAAACATCCCCTGAATGATCCACGGATCGACGAATTCATCACGGAAGGCATCCCGTCCGCTTCAGCGTCAATCAGCTGCGACGGGCGTCAAATCCACATCCTGGCAACTCATCCACCGCCACCGATCAGTTCGATGGGTTATGACCAGCGAAACGAACACCTGAACAGACTGAGCACCTACGTGCGGCAATATCGCCATCTTCTCCCCGATGTGCCGGTCGTGGTGATGGGTGATTTGAATCTGACACCATGGTCACCGGTTTTCAGTTCCTTCCTGAACAATGCTGCTCTCCGACGTGCCGGAACACAAACCATGTGGTCTCCCACGTGGTATCACCGGTTTCCATATTTTCCTTTCGGCCTTGTAATCGACCATGTGCTGATGACCAATGATTTGACTGACGTCTATTACACAACTGGCCAGGATGTTGGTTCCGATCATCGCTTCGTCTCAGTCAGCTTGTCGGTAAAGCAGGTGGCGCAAAACTCAGCATCCGCCGATTGA
- a CDS encoding nuclear transport factor 2 family protein translates to MSPDETKLIELTDRLLDAISGGDWPVYSELCDPSLSCFEPEARGHLVQGMPFHKFYFELGGNNPGQTTIASPHVRLLGADVAVVSYVRLVQQVDSSGEACTCRFEETRVWHRKNECWKHVHFHRSANA, encoded by the coding sequence ATGTCCCCTGATGAAACAAAATTAATCGAACTGACTGACCGTCTTCTGGACGCCATTTCAGGTGGAGACTGGCCGGTCTATTCCGAATTATGTGATCCCTCACTGAGCTGTTTCGAGCCGGAAGCTCGGGGACACCTGGTGCAGGGAATGCCGTTTCACAAATTCTACTTCGAACTGGGTGGCAACAATCCAGGACAGACGACCATTGCTTCGCCACACGTTCGACTGCTGGGGGCAGATGTGGCTGTTGTGAGCTATGTGCGTTTGGTACAGCAGGTGGACTCTTCCGGTGAGGCGTGTACATGTCGGTTCGAGGAAACTCGTGTCTGGCATCGTAAAAACGAATGTTGGAAACACGTACACTTTCATCGTTCGGCCAACGCCTGA
- a CDS encoding PQQ-like beta-propeller repeat protein: MRIVFAVFSGLTLSLSLNVQAENWPQWRGSRGDGTSFEQNLPVQWSSTENIAWKVVLPGQGHASPVVWENRVFLVACIPGTRERVLLCLDRRNGHKLWNSKVIAAPLENMHDLNSYASGTPATDGELIYVAFLEPDGSELDAAVVRARSGNLRADNSGRSVSPGRMVVAAFDFDGNLQWLVRPGPYVSVWGFCSNPVVFQETVILNADHDGDAYLIALDRRTGRTMWKVNRQHRIRSHSTPLFRTVNGRPHMFMSGGHEIVSYNPTDGSEHWRINGPRGRAVASLVYDGSRLLVPCGYPNRQVWAVRPDGQGNVTDTHVEWRIRRACPYVPSPVVVGNSFLMVSDNGVAGCYNATSGEQLWMERVGRRYSASLISSGRLVYFLSDDGDTKIVRAGPTFDLLADNPLDEACSASPAVSNGQIFIRGDRHLFCIGRSGRDQE, encoded by the coding sequence ATGCGAATTGTGTTTGCTGTGTTCTCCGGACTGACCCTTTCGCTGTCACTGAATGTGCAGGCGGAAAACTGGCCACAGTGGCGGGGATCTCGTGGTGATGGAACCAGCTTCGAACAAAACCTGCCCGTTCAGTGGAGCAGCACTGAAAACATCGCATGGAAAGTCGTCCTGCCGGGACAGGGACATGCGTCTCCGGTCGTGTGGGAAAATCGGGTTTTTCTGGTGGCCTGTATTCCGGGAACCAGGGAACGGGTTTTGCTGTGTCTCGATCGGCGAAACGGACACAAGCTGTGGAATTCAAAGGTCATCGCTGCGCCGCTGGAAAACATGCATGACCTCAACAGCTATGCTTCAGGAACTCCGGCAACCGACGGTGAACTGATATACGTAGCATTCCTGGAGCCTGACGGCAGTGAACTGGATGCCGCCGTTGTCAGGGCCCGTTCCGGAAATCTGCGTGCCGACAACTCCGGACGGTCCGTGAGTCCTGGCCGGATGGTTGTCGCTGCTTTTGACTTTGACGGAAACCTGCAATGGCTAGTCCGCCCCGGTCCCTACGTCAGCGTCTGGGGATTCTGCAGCAACCCTGTCGTGTTCCAGGAAACCGTGATTCTGAATGCTGATCATGACGGCGATGCCTATCTCATCGCACTGGATCGGCGTACAGGCCGAACGATGTGGAAAGTGAACCGACAGCATCGTATACGCAGTCATTCCACACCATTATTTCGAACGGTAAACGGTCGCCCGCACATGTTTATGTCGGGAGGGCACGAAATCGTGAGTTACAATCCCACTGATGGATCCGAGCACTGGCGCATCAACGGTCCCAGGGGACGCGCCGTCGCTTCGCTGGTTTACGACGGCAGTCGTCTGCTTGTGCCGTGTGGCTACCCGAATCGTCAGGTCTGGGCTGTTCGTCCCGACGGCCAGGGCAACGTTACGGATACTCATGTGGAATGGCGTATAAGACGAGCATGTCCCTACGTCCCGTCTCCGGTTGTCGTCGGCAACTCCTTTCTGATGGTTTCCGATAACGGCGTTGCTGGTTGTTACAACGCAACATCGGGAGAACAGTTGTGGATGGAACGTGTCGGACGAAGATACAGTGCATCACTGATTTCTAGCGGGCGACTCGTGTACTTTCTGTCAGACGACGGTGACACAAAAATTGTCCGTGCCGGACCGACATTCGATCTGCTCGCTGATAATCCACTGGACGAAGCCTGCAGTGCGTCGCCGGCTGTCAGCAACGGACAAATCTTCATCCGTGGCGACAGGCACCTCTTTTGTATCGGCCGCTCCGGCCGTGACCAAGAATAG